The Pirellulales bacterium genome includes a window with the following:
- the cysT gene encoding sulfate ABC transporter permease subunit CysT, translated as MNRTLPGFRLTLGITLIYLGVLLAIPLAACLWKAAQLGPAAFWAAVWTSRARSAYFLTFSASFISAAITSLLGLLIAWVLVRYEWPLKRVVDSLVDLPLALPTAVAGLAYSALYVQNGWFGRFLVPLGIHGTYSRLGIVLVLIFIGLPFAVRAVQPVLESMEADAEEAATLLGANRWQTFWRVILPTLKPALITGFALSFARAIGEYGSVVFVSSNKQGETEIAPMLIVSKLEQNSYAEATAIALVLLAMSFGMLALINVLERRSRRHYA; from the coding sequence ATGAACCGCACACTGCCAGGATTTCGCTTGACGCTGGGCATCACGCTGATTTATCTCGGCGTGTTGCTAGCGATTCCGCTGGCGGCCTGCTTATGGAAAGCGGCACAATTAGGGCCGGCGGCGTTTTGGGCCGCTGTGTGGACCTCTCGGGCCCGGTCGGCTTATTTTTTGACATTTAGCGCCAGTTTTATTTCTGCCGCCATCACGTCGTTATTGGGTTTATTGATTGCCTGGGTACTGGTGCGATACGAATGGCCGCTGAAGCGTGTGGTCGATTCGCTAGTCGATTTGCCGTTGGCGCTACCCACCGCCGTGGCCGGTTTGGCATATTCGGCACTGTATGTGCAAAACGGCTGGTTTGGCCGTTTTTTGGTGCCGCTGGGAATTCATGGCACGTATTCGCGGCTGGGCATTGTCTTAGTGCTCATCTTCATTGGGTTGCCATTTGCGGTTCGGGCCGTGCAGCCAGTGTTGGAAAGCATGGAAGCTGACGCCGAGGAAGCCGCCACGCTGCTGGGCGCCAACCGGTGGCAAACTTTTTGGCGCGTGATTTTGCCGACGCTTAAGCCGGCGCTCATTACTGGTTTCGCTTTGTCTTTCGCCCGGGCGATTGGCGAATATGGCTCGGTGGTGTTCGTTTCGAGCAATAAGCAAGGCGAAACGGAAATCGCACCGATGCTGATTGTTTCCAAGCTGGAGCAAAACTCGTACGCGGAAGCGACCGCAATTGCGCTGGTGTTGCTGGCCATGTCGTTCGGCATGTTGGCGTTAATCAACGTGCTGGAGCGCAGGAGTCGTCGCCATTATGCCTAA